In one window of Nitrospirota bacterium DNA:
- the larE gene encoding ATP-dependent sacrificial sulfur transferase LarE produces MDKLGLLVSIIREMDKVIVAYSGGVDSTLVLKAASMALGNNVLAVTASSESFPPDELSFARAIASSINVRHRIIHTEELKDNNFSSNPPDRCYYCKKELFGKLSEMAAKEDYRYVLDGTNADDLQDWRPGRHAAIELRVRSPLLEARIGKKEVRDISFRLGLPTWDKPATPCLSSRFPYGHRITAEGLERVLKAEDYLKGFGLRELRVRDYGETARIEVMPEELHLLVREDVRTKVIVFFKSLGYKFISLDLQGFRSGRLNGEISTRKMQLTTEDTEINFNKTTEIKNNH; encoded by the coding sequence ATGGACAAGCTTGGACTCCTTGTAAGCATTATCCGCGAGATGGATAAGGTTATAGTTGCTTATTCAGGTGGGGTGGATAGCACCCTCGTTTTAAAGGCAGCTTCCATGGCACTCGGCAACAATGTCCTTGCAGTAACTGCTTCCTCTGAGAGCTTTCCTCCTGATGAGCTTTCATTTGCAAGGGCAATAGCATCTTCTATTAATGTCAGGCACAGAATAATACACACAGAGGAACTTAAAGATAATAATTTTTCCAGCAATCCGCCTGACAGATGCTATTACTGCAAAAAAGAGTTGTTCGGAAAGCTTTCTGAGATGGCCGCAAAAGAAGACTACCGTTATGTCCTTGATGGGACAAATGCCGATGACCTTCAGGACTGGCGGCCTGGAAGGCATGCTGCAATAGAGTTAAGAGTAAGGAGCCCACTTCTTGAAGCCCGGATAGGGAAAAAAGAGGTGAGGGATATTTCTTTTAGGCTCGGCCTTCCAACATGGGATAAACCTGCTACACCATGCCTGTCTTCGAGGTTTCCCTATGGACACAGGATTACAGCAGAAGGTCTCGAACGAGTCCTGAAGGCTGAGGATTATTTGAAGGGGTTTGGATTGAGGGAGTTGAGGGTCAGGGATTACGGAGAGACTGCGAGGATTGAGGTAATGCCTGAAGAGTTACATCTGCTTGTCAGGGAGGATGTGAGGACAAAGGTGATTGTATTTTTTAAATCACTTGGCTATAAATTTATTTCTCTTGACCTTCAGGGTTTCCGCAGCGGGAGGCTGAACGGAGAGATTTCAACCCGAAAAATGCAATTGACCACAGAGGACACAGAGATAAATTTTAATAAAACTACAGAGATAAAGAATAACCACTGA
- a CDS encoding Rne/Rng family ribonuclease → MADEIIINAGREETRVALLEAGQLCDLYIERKKDASLVGNIYKGRVVRILPGMQSAFVDIGLEKAAFLHVADIYSGLDSPIFLEELEEEARPLNLPIEEILQDGQEILVQVSKDPIGSKGARVTSYITIPGRYLVLMPGVEHIGVSRRISNEAEKLRLKEMVNRLRPSGFGFIIRTASEGCTEEEIKKDMDFLVLLWENIHEKRNKVVPPYLLYSDLDLVFRSVRDLLSHEVRRLVIDSEGEYKRIIEFLNTYFPKLASKIEFYDGSEPIFDFFGIEMEISRALGRRIWLKSGGYIVIDQTEALTAIDINTGKFVGKASLEDTILKTNLEAVKEIAYQIRLRNLGGIIIIDFIDMEKEENRKKLFSTFQEIMSKDRAKSTILQVSELGLIEMTRKRVRESLGRTLCEQCPYCEGKGFVKSPTTVCYEIFRELRRLGSEKPGGKIMITAHPSVADLLYDEEREGLEEIEKHHGFKVIVKADKNLHQEHYEIVVL, encoded by the coding sequence ATGGCTGATGAGATAATAATCAATGCAGGCAGGGAAGAGACGCGGGTAGCCCTTCTTGAGGCTGGACAGCTTTGCGATCTTTATATCGAAAGAAAAAAAGATGCAAGTCTTGTAGGCAACATATATAAAGGCAGGGTGGTAAGGATCCTTCCAGGGATGCAGTCAGCTTTTGTGGATATAGGCCTTGAGAAGGCTGCATTCCTTCATGTTGCAGATATATATTCTGGCCTTGATTCCCCGATATTCCTTGAAGAGTTAGAGGAAGAGGCAAGGCCTCTTAACCTCCCTATCGAAGAAATACTTCAGGATGGTCAGGAAATCCTTGTGCAGGTTTCAAAGGACCCCATCGGGAGCAAAGGGGCGAGGGTGACTTCTTATATAACTATACCAGGAAGATACCTTGTCTTGATGCCCGGGGTTGAGCATATAGGTGTGTCGAGACGGATTTCAAACGAGGCAGAAAAACTCAGACTCAAGGAGATGGTTAATCGCCTTAGACCTTCAGGTTTTGGTTTTATTATCAGGACAGCCAGTGAGGGCTGTACCGAAGAAGAGATAAAAAAGGATATGGATTTTTTAGTCCTTCTGTGGGAGAACATCCATGAGAAGAGGAATAAAGTTGTCCCGCCTTACCTCCTTTACAGCGACCTCGACCTTGTCTTCAGAAGCGTCAGGGACCTCCTCAGCCATGAGGTGCGCAGGCTTGTAATTGATTCCGAGGGGGAATATAAAAGGATAATAGAGTTTCTTAATACATATTTTCCGAAACTTGCTTCGAAGATCGAGTTTTACGACGGCAGCGAGCCGATCTTTGACTTTTTTGGTATTGAGATGGAAATATCGAGGGCACTTGGAAGGCGAATATGGCTGAAGTCCGGCGGCTATATTGTCATTGACCAGACAGAGGCCTTGACAGCAATAGATATAAATACCGGCAAATTTGTTGGGAAAGCGAGTCTTGAGGATACAATACTCAAGACAAATTTAGAAGCGGTAAAAGAGATTGCCTATCAGATAAGGCTGAGAAACCTCGGCGGAATAATCATAATAGACTTTATAGATATGGAAAAAGAGGAGAACAGAAAAAAGCTCTTCTCAACATTCCAGGAGATAATGAGCAAGGATAGAGCAAAGAGCACTATTCTTCAGGTCTCAGAACTCGGTCTTATTGAAATGACGAGAAAGAGGGTGAGAGAAAGTCTTGGACGAACCCTCTGTGAACAATGCCCTTACTGTGAGGGCAAGGGTTTTGTAAAATCTCCAACGACAGTATGCTATGAAATATTTAGAGAATTAAGGAGATTAGGTTCAGAAAAACCTGGAGGTAAGATTATGATTACAGCCCATCCTTCAGTGGCAGACCTCCTTTATGATGAAGAGAGAGAAGGGCTCGAAGAGATAGAAAAACACCATGGTTTTAAGGTCATTGTGAAGGCCGATAAAAACCTGCATCAGGAACACTACGAGATAGTTGTACTTTAG
- a CDS encoding TIGR03960 family B12-binding radical SAM protein, with protein sequence MPVNIVNFQKPSRYVNSEVNSIHKDALIKVALCFPDTYEIGMSHIGLKILYSIINSIPYASAERVYAPWIDYEAFLRQKGLPLCSLEGNRPLRDFNIVGFSLQYELSYTNVLNMLDLGGIPIRTEDRMSESTRTEADRGYPLIIAGGPCAMNPLPLAPFIDAFVVGDGEEVIREIVDLYKRWQDEVGIDSYRDMRKENLLKALSQVEGVYVPLVHSTDNGVRIKRRIVESLDDAPFPENPIVPYTSIVHDRIAIEISRGCTRGCRFCQAGMIYRPLRERSPEKILALAQKSILNTGYEEVSFTSLSTGDYSCLLPLIRAFNRRFAGDNIAISLPSLRVGAVNRDVAKEIKSVRKTGFTIAPEAGSKRLRKVINKDFSEDEYFEALRVISSEGWKGIKLYFMIGLPTEEARDIEGIIDMVENARKTANRRININVGVSPFVPKAHTPFQWLGQVSFEELKMRQGFLKDALQRRGFNFKGHKPEMSLLEAVFARGDGKIASLIEAAWALGCRFDGWSDTFCFDKWLVAAEKINLDLYSYASRALDVDSWLPWDMINSGIRKEFLATEYKKALKGEITLNCRNRCYDCGLTCKTTVNSQQSAVSSHESTKDLRLTTQDSRLKKPIRLRVQFSKTGTLRYLSHLEVMAAIQRALRRAKAPLVYTSGFHPHPKVSFGPALPVGVEGLEEYFDMEVYHYIDADDIVERMNRTLPEGLRIRGVMTIKQGEPSLNNFISCYKYEITINEEIQDSTLNQIQGKIQDFLENPVFFIKRDGKEVNLRPMVKDAVVKGENLYLTLVDKGGVKVRLFELLAALFQKPVNEVQRLSVKRVNICGFESDVRQGVEEWLEPIGGEKLWLMR encoded by the coding sequence ATGCCTGTGAATATAGTAAATTTCCAGAAACCGAGCAGATATGTTAACAGCGAGGTAAACAGCATTCACAAGGATGCGCTGATAAAGGTTGCCCTGTGTTTCCCGGATACATATGAAATAGGCATGTCCCATATAGGGCTTAAAATCCTCTATTCGATTATAAATAGTATCCCTTATGCCTCTGCAGAAAGGGTGTATGCACCGTGGATTGATTATGAGGCATTTCTCAGACAGAAAGGCTTGCCCCTCTGCTCTCTCGAAGGCAACAGACCTTTAAGGGATTTCAATATTGTGGGCTTCAGCCTCCAGTATGAACTTTCCTATACCAATGTCCTTAATATGCTTGACCTGGGCGGAATCCCTATAAGGACAGAAGACAGGATGTCGGAATCGACTCGTACCGAGGCGGATAGAGGCTATCCCCTTATCATTGCAGGCGGGCCATGCGCAATGAACCCGCTGCCCCTTGCCCCATTTATAGATGCCTTTGTTGTTGGCGATGGAGAGGAGGTCATAAGGGAAATTGTAGATTTATATAAAAGATGGCAGGACGAAGTCGGAATCGACTCGTACCGAGATATGAGAAAAGAGAATCTCTTAAAGGCATTATCTCAGGTGGAAGGAGTTTATGTCCCGCTGGTTCATAGCACTGATAATGGTGTGAGGATCAAAAGAAGGATTGTTGAATCTCTCGATGATGCCCCATTCCCCGAAAACCCAATAGTGCCATATACCTCCATTGTGCACGACAGAATCGCCATTGAGATATCAAGGGGATGCACAAGGGGATGCCGTTTCTGTCAGGCAGGAATGATATACAGGCCTTTGAGGGAGAGGAGTCCTGAGAAAATTTTAGCCTTAGCTCAGAAATCTATTTTAAACACAGGTTACGAAGAGGTTTCTTTTACATCACTGAGCACTGGAGATTATAGCTGTCTGCTGCCTCTGATACGAGCCTTTAACAGGAGATTTGCTGGAGATAATATTGCAATATCGCTTCCATCCCTGAGGGTTGGGGCTGTTAACAGGGATGTCGCGAAGGAGATAAAAAGTGTCAGGAAGACGGGTTTTACTATTGCGCCAGAGGCTGGTAGCAAAAGGCTCAGAAAGGTAATTAACAAGGATTTTAGCGAAGATGAATACTTTGAGGCCCTGAGGGTCATTTCCAGTGAAGGGTGGAAGGGCATTAAACTTTACTTCATGATAGGTCTTCCTACAGAAGAAGCGAGGGATATCGAAGGGATTATCGATATGGTAGAGAATGCCCGTAAGACTGCTAACCGACGTATTAATATAAATGTTGGCGTATCGCCTTTTGTCCCGAAGGCACATACGCCATTTCAGTGGCTCGGCCAGGTTTCTTTCGAAGAATTAAAAATGAGACAGGGGTTTCTCAAAGATGCATTGCAGAGAAGGGGCTTTAATTTCAAGGGACACAAGCCTGAGATGAGCCTTCTCGAGGCTGTATTTGCAAGGGGTGATGGTAAGATTGCTTCTCTTATTGAGGCTGCATGGGCCCTCGGGTGCCGCTTTGATGGGTGGTCTGACACCTTTTGTTTTGATAAATGGCTTGTTGCTGCGGAAAAGATAAATCTCGACCTGTACAGTTATGCTTCGAGGGCATTAGATGTGGACTCATGGCTTCCGTGGGACATGATAAACTCAGGGATCAGAAAAGAATTTTTGGCAACAGAATACAAAAAGGCACTAAAAGGTGAGATAACCCTAAATTGCAGGAACAGGTGTTATGATTGTGGGCTCACATGTAAGACAACAGTCAACAGTCAACAGTCGGCAGTCAGCAGTCATGAGTCAACAAAAGACTTAAGACTTACGACTCAAGACTCACGACTTAAGAAACCGATTCGGTTAAGGGTTCAGTTTTCAAAGACAGGGACACTGCGATATCTTTCCCATCTTGAAGTAATGGCAGCAATTCAGAGGGCACTGAGGAGGGCTAAGGCGCCACTGGTTTATACCAGCGGGTTTCATCCTCACCCGAAAGTATCATTTGGACCCGCCCTTCCTGTTGGTGTCGAAGGACTCGAAGAATATTTTGATATGGAAGTTTACCATTATATTGATGCTGATGACATTGTGGAAAGAATGAACAGGACACTTCCTGAAGGATTAAGGATTAGAGGTGTTATGACAATAAAACAAGGAGAACCATCACTGAATAATTTTATCTCATGCTATAAATATGAAATAACGATAAATGAGGAGATTCAAGATTCAACCCTGAATCAAATTCAGGGCAAGATTCAAGATTTTTTGGAAAACCCTGTCTTTTTTATAAAAAGGGATGGTAAAGAGGTAAATCTCAGACCAATGGTGAAAGATGCGGTGGTCAAGGGTGAAAACCTTTATCTTACATTAGTGGATAAAGGAGGAGTAAAAGTCAGGCTTTTTGAGTTACTGGCTGCACTTTTTCAAAAACCTGTAAATGAGGTTCAGAGGTTATCTGTAAAAAGAGTTAATATATGTGGTTTTGAATCGGATGTGCGCCAGGGCGTAGAAGAGTGGCTGGAACCCATAGGCGGTGAGAAGTTATGGCTGATGAGATAA
- the rodA gene encoding rod shape-determining protein RodA, producing the protein MIDRRLLKNFDWITFALVTIVSLIGIMTIYSATRPLPGSEHPSFYIKQVYWLGISLLCFILVVSIDYRWFEKFAYPLFVIGFILLVLVLFVGKQGMGAQRWLPLGPLSFQPSEFFKIFFIIAFSKYLTNLGQGTTLGFKEIAKISFFFLLPPIIVILKQPHLGTALMLVFISLGMAMAAGIRKKFFVLILIIGIIAVPFMGHIFWGGLKEYQKNRIVAFVEPQVDPLGIGYHINQSKVSIGSGGFLGKGYLEGTQGSLRFLPEGHTDFIFSIFAEEWGFMGSIGLFIIYLFIFLRGLDTGRRARDPFGSFLALGVTIMLTFYFVINVGMTLGMMPIVGLPLPFMSYGGTALLSDFIAVGILINVRTRRFALFY; encoded by the coding sequence ATGATAGACAGACGGCTTTTAAAAAATTTTGACTGGATTACATTTGCCCTTGTGACAATCGTCTCCCTTATAGGGATAATGACGATTTATAGCGCCACGAGACCCCTTCCAGGTTCAGAACATCCATCTTTTTATATAAAGCAAGTTTACTGGCTGGGTATTAGCCTGCTCTGTTTTATCCTTGTTGTAAGTATTGATTATAGATGGTTTGAGAAATTTGCCTATCCATTGTTTGTAATTGGATTTATTCTTCTTGTTCTTGTGCTTTTTGTAGGCAAACAGGGGATGGGAGCTCAACGGTGGCTGCCACTTGGGCCTTTATCTTTCCAGCCATCAGAATTTTTTAAAATCTTTTTTATTATCGCTTTCTCTAAGTACCTGACAAACCTTGGACAGGGAACAACGCTCGGCTTTAAAGAGATAGCAAAGATAAGTTTTTTCTTTCTCCTGCCTCCGATAATTGTTATTTTAAAACAGCCGCATCTCGGGACCGCCCTGATGTTGGTCTTTATCTCTCTCGGCATGGCTATGGCAGCAGGTATCAGAAAGAAGTTTTTTGTGTTGATTCTCATTATAGGGATCATCGCTGTGCCCTTTATGGGCCACATTTTCTGGGGAGGACTGAAGGAATATCAGAAGAACAGAATTGTGGCCTTTGTAGAACCACAGGTCGATCCCCTCGGCATTGGTTATCATATAAATCAGTCAAAGGTATCAATAGGTTCGGGTGGATTTCTCGGGAAAGGTTATTTAGAAGGCACACAGGGGTCTTTGAGATTTTTGCCTGAGGGACATACTGATTTTATTTTCTCGATTTTTGCTGAAGAATGGGGTTTTATGGGAAGTATTGGTTTGTTCATCATATATCTTTTTATTTTTTTGAGGGGCCTTGATACAGGAAGAAGGGCAAGGGATCCCTTCGGGAGTTTTCTTGCCCTGGGCGTCACAATAATGTTGACTTTCTACTTTGTCATAAATGTCGGTATGACCCTCGGAATGATGCCCATTGTTGGCCTGCCGCTGCCCTTCATGAGTTACGGAGGCACTGCCCTGCTCTCAGATTTCATTGCTGTCGGAATTTTAATAAATGTAAGGACGAGAAGATTTGCCTTGTTTTATTGA